The following coding sequences are from one uncultured Cohaesibacter sp. window:
- the fliJ gene encoding flagellar export protein FliJ: MKSRESLIRLKRFQVDEKRRQVGQIELMVTEFEGMIRDLDAQIAIEEEKAGISDIAHFAYPTFAKAAIQRKENLQVSIDDLNEQLERAQDQLREAVADMKKVEMLEERDHQREQAARDQAEQDELDDFAMIGHRRGR; encoded by the coding sequence ATGAAGTCGCGCGAAAGTCTTATCCGTCTGAAACGCTTTCAAGTTGATGAAAAGCGGCGTCAGGTGGGACAAATCGAATTGATGGTTACTGAATTCGAAGGCATGATTCGGGATCTCGATGCACAAATTGCGATCGAGGAAGAAAAGGCCGGGATCAGTGATATCGCTCATTTTGCTTATCCGACCTTTGCGAAAGCAGCCATTCAACGCAAGGAAAACCTGCAGGTCTCGATTGATGATCTGAATGAACAGCTCGAACGGGCGCAGGACCAGTTGCGCGAAGCTGTTGCAGACATGAAAAAAGTGGAAATGCTCGAGGAGCGCGACCACCAGCGCGAACAGGCGGCTCGCGATCAGGCCGAACAAGATGAGCTTGACGATTTCGCCATGATTGGCCACAGGCGCGGGCGCTAG
- a CDS encoding response regulator, with protein sequence MKTCLVVDDSSVIRKVARRILEDLDFEIFEAEDGKEALQSCAEQMPDAVLLDWNMPVMDGLDFLMELRKLEGGANPKVIFCTTENDVAHIAKAIRAGANEYIMKPFDRDIVEAKLQEVGLI encoded by the coding sequence ATGAAAACGTGTCTGGTTGTTGATGACTCCAGTGTTATTAGGAAGGTTGCTCGTCGCATCCTGGAAGATCTCGATTTTGAAATCTTTGAGGCTGAGGATGGCAAAGAAGCTCTGCAGAGCTGCGCTGAGCAGATGCCGGATGCAGTTTTGCTCGACTGGAACATGCCCGTCATGGACGGTCTTGATTTCCTGATGGAGCTTCGCAAGCTGGAGGGTGGGGCAAACCCAAAAGTTATCTTTTGCACCACCGAGAATGACGTCGCGCACATAGCAAAGGCGATCCGCGCTGGAGCAAATGAATATATCATGAAACCGTTCGATCGCGACATTGTTGAGGCAAAGCTTCAAGAAGTCGGTTTGATTTAA
- a CDS encoding chemotaxis protein CheW — MDDLLREFIEETNESLDVVDVELVKFEQEPNNAQILDNIFRLVHTIKGTCGFLGLPRLESLAHAAETLMGKFRDGAPVTGEAVSIILVSLDRIKEIVAELEANEAEPEGSDDDLIDQLDRLSGIGKYAGMGTSVMDQAGGDAEPEKAEAEPVAEEKTEAEATHEIYQVLERELKAGEVSLDELERAFREADGPDGFDVTQSAKEAAEAAIADAAAQKRLGKTPATKAPAAKAPVAKKKEEPKAEKEVKSGGGAHQSIRVNVETLEHLMTMVSELVLTRNQLLEIVRRHEDSEFKVPLQRLSNVTVELQEGVMKTRMQPIGNAWQKLPRIVRDLANDLHKEIDLVMIGQDTELDRQVLELIKDPLTHMVRNSADHGLENGEERVAMGKPAKGTITLSAYHEGGHIIIDIEDDGRGINTEKVKEKILKNELATEAEIEKMSEQQINKFIFAAGFSTAEKVTNVSGRGVGMDVVRNNIEVIGGSVDLKSIPGKGSIFSIKIPLTLAIVSSLLVEASGDRFAIPQLSVVELVRVQNNSEHKIERIKDTPVLRLRNKLLPLIHLSNLLGIDHRGETNDIELDDNGFIVVMQVGAQTFGVVVDAVFHTEEIVVKPMASMLRHLTMFSGNTILGDGSVIMILDPNGVAQAFGSHVGTDVEASTKEAEKEALPEEQNTVSLLIFRAGSPEPKAVPLSLVTRLEEFDIEQIEFSNGRDMVQYRGSLMPLVQVNDFVQRRTEGSQPMLVFSDAGRSMGLVVDEIVDIVDEQLNIEVSSEVPGILGTAVIKGRATEIIDVGHFLPQAFEDWFHRKEMEEEDILNKKLLFVDDSSFFRNMLGPVLKAAGYEVTICSAGSEALSVLERDPSYEIVVSDIEMPEMNGFELCEAIRRHPATRDIPIIALSSLCTPAAIERGRKAGFNDYVAKFDRPGLIASLKEQRIELGVAA; from the coding sequence ATGGATGATCTTTTACGTGAATTTATCGAGGAAACAAATGAAAGCCTTGACGTTGTAGACGTTGAGCTTGTCAAGTTTGAGCAAGAGCCAAACAACGCTCAGATTCTCGATAATATCTTTCGGCTCGTACATACTATCAAGGGTACTTGCGGTTTCTTGGGGCTCCCAAGACTTGAAAGTCTCGCACATGCTGCTGAGACACTGATGGGTAAATTCAGGGATGGCGCACCGGTTACCGGTGAGGCTGTTTCGATTATCTTGGTATCACTTGATCGAATCAAGGAGATTGTCGCAGAGCTGGAAGCAAACGAGGCGGAACCCGAAGGCTCTGATGATGACCTGATCGATCAATTGGACCGATTGTCTGGTATTGGTAAATATGCCGGAATGGGCACTTCTGTAATGGATCAGGCTGGCGGAGACGCTGAGCCTGAAAAGGCAGAAGCAGAGCCGGTCGCCGAGGAAAAAACCGAGGCAGAGGCCACCCATGAAATATATCAGGTCCTGGAGCGCGAGCTGAAAGCCGGTGAAGTCTCTCTTGACGAGCTGGAACGAGCCTTCCGCGAAGCTGATGGTCCTGACGGGTTCGACGTAACCCAGAGCGCGAAGGAAGCTGCGGAAGCCGCGATTGCAGATGCTGCCGCTCAGAAACGTCTTGGCAAAACGCCAGCTACCAAGGCACCTGCTGCAAAAGCGCCTGTTGCGAAGAAAAAAGAAGAACCCAAGGCAGAAAAAGAAGTCAAATCTGGCGGTGGTGCCCATCAGTCCATTCGTGTGAATGTCGAAACTCTCGAACATCTCATGACCATGGTTTCCGAGCTTGTTCTTACCCGAAACCAGCTGCTCGAAATCGTACGCCGTCATGAAGATTCTGAATTCAAGGTGCCTTTGCAGCGTCTGTCCAATGTGACTGTTGAACTGCAGGAAGGCGTCATGAAGACCCGCATGCAGCCGATTGGTAACGCATGGCAGAAGCTTCCTCGTATTGTTCGCGACCTTGCCAACGACCTTCACAAGGAAATCGATCTGGTCATGATCGGTCAGGATACCGAGCTTGACCGTCAGGTTCTTGAGCTGATCAAGGATCCATTGACGCACATGGTTCGCAACTCGGCTGACCATGGTCTGGAAAATGGTGAAGAACGTGTTGCCATGGGCAAGCCTGCCAAGGGTACAATCACCCTGTCGGCTTATCATGAAGGTGGCCACATCATCATCGATATTGAAGATGATGGACGAGGCATCAACACCGAAAAAGTCAAGGAAAAGATCCTCAAGAATGAACTTGCGACTGAAGCAGAAATCGAGAAGATGTCTGAACAGCAGATCAACAAGTTCATTTTTGCTGCAGGCTTCTCGACCGCTGAAAAGGTTACGAACGTTTCCGGTCGTGGCGTCGGCATGGATGTTGTTCGCAACAACATCGAGGTTATTGGTGGTTCGGTCGACCTGAAGTCCATTCCGGGCAAGGGCTCAATCTTCTCCATCAAAATTCCTCTGACATTGGCCATCGTCTCCTCGCTGCTTGTCGAAGCATCTGGTGATCGCTTTGCTATTCCTCAGTTGAGCGTTGTCGAATTGGTGCGTGTTCAGAATAACTCAGAGCACAAGATCGAACGCATCAAAGACACTCCGGTGCTGCGGTTACGTAACAAGCTGCTGCCTCTGATCCATTTGAGCAATCTGCTAGGTATCGACCATAGAGGCGAAACCAACGACATTGAGCTTGATGATAATGGCTTCATCGTGGTCATGCAGGTTGGTGCCCAGACCTTTGGTGTTGTTGTTGACGCGGTGTTCCATACCGAAGAAATCGTTGTAAAACCGATGGCTTCTATGTTGCGTCACCTGACCATGTTCTCCGGGAATACCATACTGGGTGATGGTTCCGTGATCATGATCCTTGATCCTAACGGCGTTGCTCAGGCCTTTGGTAGCCATGTTGGAACAGATGTTGAGGCAAGCACGAAAGAGGCAGAAAAAGAGGCCCTTCCGGAAGAGCAGAACACGGTTTCCCTGCTTATTTTCCGCGCAGGGTCCCCAGAGCCAAAAGCCGTGCCGCTTTCTCTCGTCACGCGTTTGGAAGAATTCGACATCGAGCAGATCGAATTCTCGAATGGCCGAGACATGGTGCAGTATCGTGGCAGCCTGATGCCGCTTGTTCAGGTCAATGACTTTGTACAACGGCGCACCGAGGGCTCACAGCCAATGCTGGTCTTCTCGGATGCTGGTCGCTCCATGGGGCTGGTCGTTGACGAGATTGTCGACATCGTGGATGAACAGCTCAACATTGAGGTGTCCTCTGAAGTGCCTGGCATACTGGGTACTGCTGTCATCAAAGGCAGGGCAACCGAGATTATCGATGTTGGCCACTTCTTGCCGCAAGCCTTCGAGGACTGGTTCCATCGTAAGGAAATGGAAGAGGAAGACATCCTGAACAAGAAACTGTTGTTTGTTGATGATTCAAGTTTCTTCCGCAATATGCTGGGGCCAGTGCTGAAAGCTGCAGGATATGAAGTAACGATCTGTTCTGCTGGTTCTGAAGCTCTGTCTGTTCTTGAGCGTGATCCAAGCTACGAAATCGTGGTGTCTGACATCGAAATGCCTGAAATGAATGGCTTCGAGCTTTGCGAGGCGATCCGTCGCCATCCGGCAACACGCGATATTCCGATTATTGCGCTGTCTTCGTTGTGCACTCCGGCAGCTATCGAAAGAGGTCGCAAGGCTGGCTTTAATGACTATGTGGCCAAGTTTGATCGCCCTGGTCTTATTGCTTCTCTTAAGGAACAACGTATTGAATTGGGGGTTGCAGCATGA
- a CDS encoding chemotaxis protein CheW, with protein MSKQHTPEMDDDSVNETIQYVTIFISGQLFGLPISRVHDVFVPESVTRVPLSQVEIAGVLNLRGRIVTAIDMRKRLGLPPHKHEGSMMAIGIEFKEESYGLIIDSVGEVLDLSENSREAVPSNLDSRWADIAAGVHRLEKELMVILDVDRVLGDMVTTGVAA; from the coding sequence ATGAGCAAGCAACATACACCAGAAATGGACGATGATAGCGTAAACGAAACGATCCAGTATGTGACGATATTCATCTCCGGGCAGCTATTTGGTTTGCCAATCAGCCGCGTGCATGATGTCTTCGTTCCTGAATCGGTTACTCGGGTGCCGCTATCACAGGTGGAAATTGCCGGCGTTTTGAACTTGCGTGGCCGTATTGTTACCGCGATCGACATGCGAAAGCGTCTCGGCCTGCCTCCTCATAAACATGAAGGCAGCATGATGGCCATCGGTATCGAGTTCAAGGAAGAGTCTTACGGTCTGATTATAGACAGCGTCGGAGAGGTTCTGGATTTGAGCGAAAACAGTCGCGAAGCTGTGCCAAGCAATCTGGATTCTCGCTGGGCTGATATCGCAGCCGGTGTTCACCGCCTTGAGAAAGAACTTATGGTCATTCTCGACGTCGATCGCGTTCTGGGTGACATGGTCACAACTGGTGTAGCTGCTTAG
- the fliI gene encoding flagellar protein export ATPase FliI — MVQELISKLEDISPRHSFGRVASIQGHLVEVVGPLFEMSVGSMLHIHVDGRPPIKCEVVGFSSDRALCLPYSELDGIRLGSRAELHGPAVVRPTKEWLGRMVNAFGEPIDGKGPLARGHESVALRGKPPAAHKRMRVGGPMDLGVRALNTFITLCEGQRMGIFAGSGVGKSVLLSMLARNASSEVNIIGLIGERGREVQEFVEDDLGEEGLKRSIVVVATSDEMALMRRQAAYLTLALSEFFRRQGKQVLCMMDSVTRFAQAQREIGLAAGEPPTSKGYTPTVFAELPKLLERAGPGEKNEGAVTGLFTVLVEGDNHNEPVADAVRGILDGHIVMERAIAERGRYPAINILKSVSRTLPKAADPAFWPYVLKARQFMATYSDMEELIRLGAYKQGSDPNVDLAIALHEPLETFLTQNKGEATSIEEGYQALQSILGAQSVTGNSGL, encoded by the coding sequence ATGGTACAGGAACTGATCAGCAAATTGGAAGATATCAGCCCTAGGCATTCCTTTGGGCGTGTAGCTTCGATTCAAGGCCACTTGGTCGAAGTGGTGGGGCCGCTTTTTGAAATGAGTGTGGGGTCCATGCTGCATATTCATGTGGATGGGCGTCCACCGATTAAGTGTGAGGTGGTCGGGTTTTCCTCCGATCGTGCCCTGTGTCTGCCATATTCCGAACTCGACGGGATAAGGCTTGGAAGCCGGGCGGAGCTGCATGGCCCTGCCGTGGTGCGCCCGACCAAGGAGTGGCTTGGGCGCATGGTCAATGCGTTTGGCGAACCGATTGACGGCAAGGGGCCGCTGGCGCGCGGTCATGAATCCGTAGCCCTGAGAGGAAAGCCTCCAGCAGCTCACAAGCGCATGAGAGTGGGTGGCCCCATGGATCTTGGGGTGAGGGCGCTTAACACGTTCATAACCCTTTGTGAGGGTCAGAGAATGGGTATTTTCGCTGGCTCAGGTGTTGGCAAATCGGTGCTGCTCTCCATGTTGGCGCGTAACGCCAGTTCCGAGGTCAACATCATTGGCCTCATCGGTGAACGAGGGCGAGAGGTGCAGGAGTTCGTTGAGGATGATTTGGGGGAAGAGGGCCTCAAGCGTTCCATTGTTGTCGTCGCGACCTCTGATGAAATGGCCTTGATGCGTCGGCAGGCCGCCTATCTGACACTTGCCCTTTCGGAATTTTTTCGCAGGCAAGGCAAACAGGTTCTGTGCATGATGGACTCTGTTACCCGCTTTGCGCAGGCTCAGCGCGAGATAGGCCTTGCGGCCGGAGAACCGCCAACTTCCAAGGGATATACCCCCACAGTTTTCGCAGAATTGCCAAAATTATTGGAAAGAGCGGGGCCTGGTGAAAAAAATGAGGGTGCTGTTACCGGACTTTTTACTGTTTTAGTGGAAGGTGATAATCACAATGAGCCTGTAGCGGATGCTGTTCGTGGTATTCTGGATGGACATATCGTTATGGAAAGGGCCATTGCTGAGAGGGGAAGGTACCCGGCGATAAACATTTTGAAATCTGTTTCGCGTACACTCCCCAAAGCTGCCGATCCGGCCTTTTGGCCATATGTACTAAAGGCTCGGCAATTTATGGCGACCTATTCGGATATGGAAGAGTTGATCCGATTGGGAGCCTATAAACAGGGAAGCGATCCAAATGTGGATTTGGCTATCGCTCTTCACGAACCGCTGGAAACGTTCCTTACGCAGAATAAGGGAGAGGCAACCAGCATTGAAGAGGGATACCAAGCGTTACAGTCCATACTTGGTGCGCAATCCGTAACGGGTAATTCGGGGCTTTAA
- a CDS encoding protein-glutamate O-methyltransferase CheR codes for MTPQEYSFLQGFLKEKSGLVLSNDKQYLIESRLMPIARKAGLQSISELIGKLRGFGEKALQTAVVEAMTTNESFFFRDKTPFEHFVDTIIPHLVETRKRGKVRIWCAAASTGQEPYSLAMSLKENAAKLGGLSFEIVATDISHEVLEKAKAGFYSQFEVQRGLPVQMLLKYFTQHGEMWQIAPEIRSMVSYKYFNLLESFSALGQFDVIFCRNVLIYFDQATKTDIMQRLSKQMPDDGYLLLGAAETVVGLTNAFQAVSGKRGLYCNARGASSSTGSASSGGLQPRMAVGENRFGSRALGASPSATKPTTFATSRLSTIPGGRK; via the coding sequence ATGACGCCACAGGAATATTCTTTCTTGCAAGGGTTTCTGAAAGAAAAATCGGGTTTGGTGCTCTCTAACGATAAACAGTATCTCATAGAAAGCCGCCTTATGCCGATTGCGCGCAAGGCTGGCTTGCAATCTATCAGTGAACTTATCGGAAAGTTGAGAGGGTTTGGCGAAAAAGCGCTGCAGACCGCAGTGGTTGAAGCCATGACGACGAACGAGTCGTTTTTCTTCCGTGACAAAACGCCCTTCGAGCATTTTGTTGATACGATTATTCCCCATTTGGTGGAAACCAGAAAGCGGGGCAAAGTGCGCATTTGGTGCGCGGCGGCTTCTACGGGGCAAGAGCCATATTCATTGGCAATGAGCCTGAAGGAAAACGCAGCAAAGCTGGGTGGCTTGAGCTTTGAAATCGTGGCAACCGATATCTCGCATGAGGTTCTGGAAAAGGCAAAAGCCGGTTTTTATAGCCAGTTTGAAGTACAACGTGGCCTGCCGGTGCAGATGCTGCTGAAATATTTTACCCAGCATGGTGAAATGTGGCAGATTGCGCCGGAAATCCGGTCTATGGTTTCCTACAAGTATTTCAATCTCTTGGAAAGCTTTTCGGCGCTTGGGCAATTCGATGTGATCTTCTGTCGTAACGTGCTCATCTATTTTGATCAGGCGACAAAAACAGACATCATGCAACGGCTGTCCAAGCAGATGCCTGACGATGGTTACTTGCTGCTCGGTGCTGCTGAAACCGTGGTTGGTTTGACCAATGCGTTTCAGGCTGTCTCCGGCAAGCGTGGTCTCTATTGCAACGCTCGTGGTGCAAGCTCTTCGACCGGATCTGCGAGCAGTGGAGGTCTTCAGCCGCGTATGGCTGTTGGCGAAAACAGATTTGGCTCTCGCGCTTTGGGGGCTTCTCCTTCTGCTACCAAGCCAACGACTTTTGCGACATCGCGTCTATCGACCATTCCGGGTGGACGCAAATAG
- a CDS encoding paraquat-inducible protein A — protein sequence MASFLLPILLAIAAFSFGLGITLPLVSLDKLLFFTETPSLSTIIMGLWEQGEFVLALVIVAFSVLFPAVKILLLHIAVYRGRKSRSLAVLSVVSKWSMMDVLLVALVIFSAKTSGLATASAMPGIWFYGSATLASVVASVLINKK from the coding sequence TTGGCTTCTTTTCTTTTACCGATATTACTGGCAATTGCCGCCTTTTCCTTTGGGCTTGGAATAACCTTGCCTCTGGTGTCGCTGGATAAACTGCTTTTTTTCACTGAAACGCCATCGCTTTCTACCATCATTATGGGATTGTGGGAGCAAGGTGAATTTGTGCTGGCGCTCGTCATCGTGGCTTTTTCAGTGCTCTTTCCCGCAGTCAAAATCCTTTTGCTCCACATCGCAGTCTATCGAGGGCGAAAATCGCGGTCTTTGGCGGTGCTGTCCGTGGTCAGTAAATGGTCAATGATGGATGTGCTTCTCGTTGCTCTGGTCATCTTTTCTGCCAAGACCAGCGGGTTGGCCACGGCTTCCGCCATGCCGGGAATCTGGTTTTATGGCTCTGCGACCCTGGCGTCGGTGGTTGCCTCGGTGTTGATCAACAAAAAATAG
- a CDS encoding chemotaxis response regulator protein-glutamate methylesterase: MSAEAKVDKAASRQVKVMVVDDSVVIRGLIGRWINEDPALELVGSHRNGRLAVEDIAKSQPDIVVLDIEMPDMDGLTALPLLLKNYPRAKVLMASTLTRRNAEISLRALSLGATDYVPKPESNSQITTSREFRIELVAKIKAIGGASEEGPAQFRAARVGGTPAQRPGAMPTSRIQQSRQSLATEGPASKRAAAAAPVTLGTVAGPNGIMLRKLGSARPRALLIGSSTGGPQALEKLLQEIGPQMRSAPILITQHMPATFTAILADHLARASGMPAAEGQDGEVVQNGHIYVAPGGKHMELVKQAGQAVIKLTDGPPVNFCKPAVDPFFESAAQVYGAAALGVVLTGMGHDGADGARYIVDAGGSIIAQDEASSVVWGMPGAAAQAGVCAAVLPLNQIGSKVMRIFRGERI; this comes from the coding sequence ATGTCTGCTGAGGCTAAGGTTGATAAGGCCGCATCACGTCAAGTCAAGGTGATGGTAGTCGATGACTCCGTTGTTATTCGAGGGCTAATAGGGCGTTGGATCAATGAGGATCCCGCGCTGGAGCTGGTCGGATCGCATCGGAATGGACGCCTGGCTGTTGAGGATATTGCAAAATCCCAACCTGATATTGTGGTTTTGGATATTGAAATGCCGGATATGGATGGGCTGACGGCGTTGCCGCTGTTGCTCAAGAACTATCCGCGTGCCAAGGTTCTGATGGCGTCTACCCTGACGCGCCGCAATGCTGAAATCAGTTTGCGTGCCCTGTCTCTTGGGGCGACGGACTATGTGCCAAAGCCGGAATCCAACAGCCAGATTACCACCTCTCGCGAGTTTCGCATAGAGCTCGTTGCCAAGATAAAAGCGATCGGTGGTGCTTCGGAAGAAGGCCCTGCACAGTTCCGGGCAGCTCGCGTCGGCGGAACGCCAGCACAACGTCCGGGCGCAATGCCAACATCCCGGATCCAACAGAGCAGACAGTCTCTTGCAACAGAAGGGCCTGCGAGCAAACGGGCCGCTGCGGCCGCTCCTGTGACCTTGGGAACAGTGGCTGGTCCGAATGGAATTATGTTGCGCAAGCTTGGGTCGGCTCGTCCAAGAGCGTTGCTGATTGGCAGTTCAACAGGCGGACCACAGGCTCTGGAGAAACTTCTTCAGGAGATTGGCCCACAAATGCGTTCTGCGCCTATCCTGATAACCCAACATATGCCGGCAACCTTTACAGCAATTCTGGCAGATCATCTCGCCAGAGCGTCAGGGATGCCTGCTGCAGAGGGGCAGGATGGAGAAGTCGTTCAGAACGGTCACATCTATGTTGCGCCAGGTGGCAAGCACATGGAACTGGTCAAGCAGGCAGGGCAGGCTGTTATCAAGCTCACTGATGGTCCTCCTGTCAATTTTTGTAAACCGGCTGTTGACCCGTTTTTTGAAAGCGCTGCCCAGGTCTATGGTGCAGCTGCTCTTGGTGTAGTTCTCACCGGTATGGGACATGACGGGGCTGATGGCGCCAGATATATCGTCGATGCCGGTGGTAGTATTATCGCTCAGGATGAAGCGAGCAGTGTTGTTTGGGGAATGCCAGGCGCTGCAGCGCAGGCGGGTGTTTGTGCCGCTGTGCTTCCGCTCAATCAAATTGGCTCCAAAGTAATGCGAATATTTAGAGGGGAGCGGATATGA
- the hemG gene encoding menaquinone-dependent protoporphyrinogen IX dehydrogenase, producing the protein MAQVSLFFVSHDGQTKKIARTLSDHLVEKGHSLRLFDLDETEPSALDVETADLNIVLAAIRYGHHLKPAERFLKIFAGALGAKPLVMLSVNLTARKPHKRTIDNSIYLQKWLKLHPLNPVIVRAIAGKLDYPSYGFFDRFMIQLIMRITKGPTDPGETIEFTDWDQVRELSEEISGLL; encoded by the coding sequence ATGGCGCAAGTTTCCCTTTTTTTTGTAAGCCATGACGGGCAGACCAAGAAGATCGCCCGCACGCTTTCAGACCATCTTGTCGAGAAAGGCCATTCATTGAGGCTGTTTGACCTTGATGAAACAGAACCTTCAGCTCTGGATGTGGAAACCGCAGACCTCAATATCGTTCTCGCTGCGATCCGTTATGGACACCATCTGAAGCCGGCAGAGCGCTTTCTCAAGATATTTGCTGGCGCACTCGGTGCCAAGCCGCTGGTGATGCTTTCGGTCAATCTGACGGCTCGCAAACCACACAAGAGAACAATCGACAATAGTATTTACTTGCAGAAATGGCTTAAGTTGCACCCGCTCAATCCCGTAATTGTCAGAGCGATTGCCGGAAAACTCGATTATCCAAGCTATGGCTTTTTCGATCGCTTCATGATCCAGTTGATCATGCGCATCACCAAGGGGCCGACAGATCCCGGCGAGACGATTGAATTTACAGATTGGGATCAGGTCAGGGAGTTGTCAGAAGAGATCTCTGGACTCCTTTGA
- a CDS encoding response regulator transcription factor: MRVLLIEDDGATAQSIELMLKSESFNVYTTDLGEEGIDLGKLYDYDIILLDLNLPDMSGYEVLRTLRVSKVKTPILILSGLAGIEDKVRGLGFGADDYMTKPFHKDELVARIHAIVRRSKGHAQSVITTGELTVNLDTKTVEVEGQRVHLTGKEYQMLELLSLRKGTTLTKEMFLNHLYGGMDEPELKIIDVFICKLRKKLATATGGRNYIETVWGRGYVLREPDEEGMRESA, translated from the coding sequence ATGCGCGTTTTGCTAATTGAGGACGACGGCGCCACAGCACAGAGCATCGAGTTGATGCTCAAGTCTGAAAGCTTCAATGTCTACACAACCGATCTCGGTGAAGAAGGCATTGACCTTGGTAAGCTGTACGACTACGACATTATTCTACTGGACCTAAACCTGCCAGATATGAGCGGGTACGAAGTGCTTCGTACTTTGCGTGTCTCCAAGGTGAAGACTCCGATTCTTATTCTCTCCGGCTTGGCTGGTATCGAAGATAAGGTTCGCGGTCTAGGTTTTGGTGCAGATGACTATATGACCAAGCCCTTCCATAAGGATGAGCTGGTCGCCCGCATTCACGCCATCGTACGGCGTTCGAAGGGCCACGCACAGTCTGTTATCACGACAGGCGAGCTGACAGTAAACCTCGACACCAAAACTGTTGAAGTTGAAGGGCAGCGCGTCCATCTGACAGGCAAAGAATACCAGATGCTTGAGCTTCTGAGCCTGCGTAAGGGTACGACCCTCACCAAAGAGATGTTCCTCAACCATCTCTATGGCGGCATGGATGAACCGGAATTGAAAATCATCGACGTGTTCATCTGTAAACTGCGCAAGAAGCTTGCAACCGCTACCGGCGGCCGAAATTATATCGAAACCGTATGGGGTCGTGGCTATGTGCTACGTGAACCAGACGAAGAAGGTATGAGAGAGAGCGCCTGA